A genomic window from Fimbriimonadaceae bacterium includes:
- a CDS encoding DUF1343 domain-containing protein yields MSLAMLLPAVAALGMVHRAPDVLCGIDVLERDGFAQLKGRKVALITNHTGRTRDGRFTSDVLAAAPGMTLVCLFAPEHGLRGLVDEAVKDGRDEKTGLPAYSLYNPGQGADRYRPKKEQLQGVDTIVFDIQDIGTRFYTYVGTLGYAMEAAARDGLEVVVLDRPNPITAIDADGPVADERHLGLTAFHTIPLVHGMTAGELARLFNSERKIGAKLSVVKCEGWRRDMWWDETGLTWVNPSPNMRSPTEALLYPGIGLVEATNLSVGRGTDTPFELVGAPWLDGRKLAAALNAKAVPGVRVYPLEFTPNASKFANEPCGGVGFTVTDRAAFDSVRFGCELVFELHRLFPEWDSSRLVNLLQNSQTSQALLQGGYAAARRDWMPALQAFRAVRKTHLLYR; encoded by the coding sequence ATGAGTCTTGCCATGCTCCTCCCCGCCGTGGCCGCCCTCGGCATGGTCCACCGCGCTCCCGACGTGCTTTGCGGCATCGATGTCCTCGAGCGCGACGGGTTCGCCCAACTCAAGGGCCGCAAGGTCGCGCTCATCACGAACCACACGGGGCGCACCCGAGATGGGCGGTTCACCTCGGACGTCCTCGCGGCGGCGCCGGGCATGACGCTGGTCTGCCTGTTCGCCCCGGAGCACGGCCTCCGGGGCCTGGTGGACGAGGCGGTGAAGGACGGACGCGACGAGAAGACCGGCCTTCCCGCCTACTCGCTCTACAACCCCGGCCAAGGGGCCGATCGCTACCGGCCCAAGAAGGAGCAGCTTCAAGGGGTCGACACGATCGTGTTCGACATCCAGGACATCGGCACGCGCTTCTACACGTACGTCGGCACGCTCGGCTACGCGATGGAAGCCGCCGCCAGGGACGGGCTCGAGGTCGTCGTGTTGGATCGCCCGAATCCGATCACGGCGATCGACGCCGACGGCCCGGTCGCCGACGAGCGCCACCTCGGGCTCACCGCCTTCCACACGATCCCGCTGGTCCACGGCATGACCGCCGGCGAGCTCGCCCGGTTGTTCAACAGCGAGCGCAAGATCGGCGCGAAGCTCTCCGTGGTGAAGTGCGAGGGCTGGCGGCGCGACATGTGGTGGGACGAAACCGGGCTGACCTGGGTCAACCCGTCCCCCAACATGCGGTCGCCGACCGAAGCCTTGCTCTATCCGGGCATCGGGCTCGTCGAAGCGACCAACCTCTCGGTCGGCCGAGGCACCGACACGCCCTTCGAGCTCGTGGGAGCGCCCTGGCTCGACGGTCGCAAGCTGGCCGCGGCGCTCAACGCCAAGGCGGTTCCGGGCGTGCGTGTGTACCCGCTGGAGTTCACGCCGAACGCCAGCAAGTTCGCGAACGAGCCGTGCGGCGGGGTCGGTTTCACGGTGACGGATCGCGCGGCGTTCGACTCGGTGCGCTTTGGCTGCGAGCTGGTCTTTGAGTTGCACCGCCTCTTCCCCGAGTGGGACTCGAGCCGACTGGTGAACCTGCTGCAGAACTCCCAAACCTCGCAAGCCCTTCTCCAGGGCGGCTACGCGGCCGCGCGCCGGGACTGGATGCCGGCGCTGCAGGCGTTCCGCGCCGTGCGGAAGACGCACCTGCTCTACCGGTAG
- a CDS encoding DUF3500 domain-containing protein yields the protein MPAAERAKAARPFDLALRKVWQFTPGDRAGTRLRDLGPEQRALAEALLKTSLSEGGYFKTKNVMHLEDILGGSYASDLYWIEIFGTPSADGPWGWQYEGHHVVLTFTYVGGKMSMTPAFFGAHPALANDGKRELRALGAEEDFALKLFGTLDAEQQARARIIEAVPADIFTGPDRDTILTEPKGLPCSALNADQRERMMALIDVYLDDAPAEEAALRKAAIERSLDQTLFAWIGPAERGTRFYYRIHGPQVLIEFDHTSASRSDDPHIHSIWRTPGDDYGEDLLKRHYLEDH from the coding sequence TTGCCGGCGGCGGAGCGGGCCAAGGCCGCGCGGCCCTTCGACTTGGCGCTGCGCAAGGTGTGGCAGTTCACCCCCGGAGACCGTGCCGGGACTCGGCTGCGAGACCTCGGCCCGGAGCAGAGGGCCCTTGCGGAGGCGCTGCTGAAGACCAGTCTCAGCGAGGGAGGCTACTTCAAGACCAAGAACGTGATGCACCTCGAGGACATTCTCGGAGGCAGCTACGCCAGCGACCTCTATTGGATCGAGATCTTCGGAACACCCTCGGCGGACGGCCCCTGGGGGTGGCAGTACGAGGGCCACCACGTGGTGCTCACCTTCACCTACGTCGGCGGAAAGATGTCGATGACCCCCGCGTTCTTCGGAGCCCATCCGGCCCTTGCCAACGATGGCAAGCGTGAACTTCGGGCGCTGGGCGCCGAAGAGGACTTCGCGCTGAAGCTATTCGGCACGCTCGACGCCGAGCAGCAAGCAAGGGCGCGAATCATCGAGGCTGTGCCCGCCGACATCTTCACTGGCCCCGATCGCGACACGATCCTGACCGAACCAAAGGGGCTGCCGTGCTCCGCGCTCAATGCCGACCAGCGCGAAAGGATGATGGCCCTGATCGACGTCTACCTCGACGACGCACCCGCGGAGGAGGCCGCTTTGCGGAAAGCCGCGATCGAACGGTCCCTCGACCAGACCCTGTTCGCATGGATCGGACCAGCCGAGCGCGGAACGCGCTTCTACTACCGGATTCACGGACCTCAAGTGCTCATCGAGTTCGACCACACGTCCGCGAGCCGAAGCGACGACCCGCACATCCACTCCATCTGGCGCACCCCCGGGGACGACTACGGCGAGGACCTTCTGAAGCGGCACTACCTCGAGGATCATTAG
- a CDS encoding DUF1957 domain-containing protein codes for MPVGRFVLCLHSHMPYVLSHGKSPHGTDWIHESAAECYLPILHALDRLHRDGIRPRWTINMTPILAEQLEDPTFQSGFADYCQEKIDAAIDDARRFEKEGELWMQGLAAMWQRHYTQALVEFKHQWGRSIIEGFRYFQDEGCIEVITCAATHGYLPLLGTEESVRAQVKLGVETYKKHFGRQPRGMWLPECAYRPAYEWKPPVGDGASFERAGVDAILAENGVEYFFVDSHMIRGGEPLGTYAGKFPQLAELFARSQKFFTPPPEQRSEYEPYRLTSGVAVFARDPQTTVKVWSGEHGYPGDPHYLEFHKQLYPGRHKYWRISEDKQDLGKKQPYDPWAAFERLSGHAADMAKTLKETLAAYRGASGHDGIVTSMYDTELFGHWWFEGPEFLCELGRHVAADPDLECVSASEVLDSGVVRGTITLPEGSWGEGGYHFVWLNDGNVWTWEKLLPAERRMRELSERLANGPAREIVIQAGRELLLAEASDWQFLISTFSARDYAEVRFDDHIDRFHRLADLAESVHAGGELSVADQTFIEECQSKDAPFADLDPSLWSPSRSPVGT; via the coding sequence ATGCCCGTCGGACGATTCGTGCTGTGCCTCCACTCGCACATGCCCTACGTGCTCTCCCACGGGAAATCTCCGCACGGAACGGACTGGATCCACGAGTCGGCCGCCGAGTGCTACCTCCCGATCCTCCACGCGCTCGATCGGTTGCACCGCGACGGAATCCGCCCGCGGTGGACCATCAACATGACCCCCATCCTCGCCGAGCAGCTTGAGGACCCCACCTTCCAATCGGGCTTCGCCGATTACTGCCAGGAGAAGATCGACGCCGCGATCGACGACGCGCGGCGGTTTGAAAAAGAGGGCGAGCTGTGGATGCAGGGGCTCGCGGCGATGTGGCAGCGCCACTACACGCAGGCCCTCGTCGAGTTCAAGCACCAGTGGGGGCGCTCGATCATCGAGGGGTTCCGCTACTTCCAGGACGAGGGGTGCATCGAGGTGATCACGTGCGCCGCAACGCACGGCTACCTGCCGCTCCTTGGAACGGAGGAGTCCGTGCGCGCCCAAGTGAAGCTCGGAGTCGAGACGTACAAGAAGCACTTCGGCCGCCAACCGCGCGGCATGTGGCTGCCCGAGTGCGCGTATCGTCCCGCCTACGAATGGAAGCCTCCCGTGGGCGACGGGGCCAGCTTCGAACGGGCGGGCGTGGACGCCATCCTGGCTGAAAACGGGGTCGAGTACTTCTTTGTGGACTCCCACATGATCCGGGGAGGCGAGCCGCTCGGCACCTACGCGGGCAAATTTCCGCAGCTTGCCGAGCTGTTCGCGCGCAGCCAGAAGTTCTTCACCCCTCCCCCCGAGCAGCGCAGCGAGTACGAACCCTACCGGCTGACGTCGGGCGTGGCCGTGTTCGCACGCGATCCTCAGACCACCGTCAAAGTCTGGTCGGGCGAGCACGGCTATCCGGGCGATCCGCACTACCTCGAGTTCCACAAGCAGCTCTATCCGGGCCGCCACAAGTATTGGCGCATCAGCGAGGACAAGCAGGACCTGGGCAAGAAGCAGCCGTACGATCCGTGGGCGGCGTTCGAGCGCCTCTCCGGCCACGCCGCGGATATGGCCAAGACCCTCAAGGAGACGCTCGCCGCGTACCGGGGAGCCAGCGGGCACGACGGCATCGTGACATCGATGTACGACACCGAGCTGTTCGGCCACTGGTGGTTCGAAGGGCCGGAGTTCTTGTGCGAGCTGGGCCGACACGTCGCCGCCGATCCCGATCTCGAGTGCGTTTCCGCCTCGGAAGTGCTGGACTCGGGCGTCGTGCGGGGCACGATCACGCTGCCCGAAGGGTCGTGGGGCGAAGGCGGCTACCACTTCGTTTGGCTCAACGACGGCAACGTGTGGACGTGGGAAAAGCTGCTTCCGGCCGAGCGCAGGATGCGCGAGCTGTCCGAGCGGCTGGCGAACGGACCCGCCCGCGAAATCGTCATTCAAGCGGGAAGGGAACTGCTCCTTGCCGAAGCGTCGGACTGGCAGTTCCTCATCTCGACGTTCTCCGCCCGCGACTATGCCGAAGTCCGCTTCGACGACCATATCGATCGGTTCCACCGTCTGGCCGACCTTGCCGAGTCCGTCCACGCCGGTGGTGAACTCTCTGTCGCCGATCAGACATTCATCGAGGAGTGCCAATCGAAAGACGCTCCCTTTGCCGATCTGGACCCCTCGCTGTGGAGTCCCTCTCGATCTCCCGTTGGGACCTAA
- a CDS encoding aminotransferase class I/II-fold pyridoxal phosphate-dependent enzyme, whose product MRFSTRAVHGAGTFEDGVGASVRPIYQSSTFRWESLEREPPFMYARYGNPNRAELEATLAALEGAEYGACFSSGMAALAAAMSLAQAGDHVVLADAIYGGTAALAAKLLPRHGIEVSSFDSLKPESLRAAARPNTKLVFYESPTNPTVEVVDIAAVAAVAKQLGILTVFDNTFATPYLTRPLSLGADVVVHSTTKYLGGHSDVTGGAALTNDAAIHAHLLEQLKLGGAVPEPFASWLTLRGVKTLPARMRVHCDNAARVAEHLAAHPKVRRVCYPGLAEPDVRALAARQMEGRFGGIVAFELEGGRDAAFQFAERTRVFHIAASLGGVESLLSYPPLFSHAGLTEEERQARGITPGLLRASVGLEDIDDLVEDLDRALA is encoded by the coding sequence ATGCGGTTTTCAACGCGGGCTGTGCACGGGGCGGGGACGTTCGAGGACGGGGTCGGCGCGTCCGTCCGCCCGATCTACCAGAGTTCGACCTTCCGTTGGGAGTCGCTCGAACGCGAGCCACCGTTCATGTATGCCCGCTACGGCAATCCCAACCGCGCGGAGTTGGAGGCGACCCTTGCGGCGCTCGAAGGAGCCGAATACGGCGCGTGCTTCTCGAGCGGAATGGCCGCCCTCGCCGCGGCCATGTCCTTGGCCCAAGCCGGGGACCACGTCGTGCTCGCCGATGCGATCTACGGGGGAACGGCGGCCCTCGCCGCAAAGCTCCTCCCCCGGCATGGAATCGAGGTCTCCTCGTTCGACTCGCTGAAGCCGGAATCGCTTCGCGCCGCCGCACGCCCCAACACGAAGCTCGTGTTCTACGAGTCCCCCACCAATCCCACGGTGGAGGTCGTTGACATCGCCGCCGTGGCGGCCGTGGCAAAACAGTTAGGGATCCTAACGGTTTTTGACAACACGTTCGCCACTCCCTACCTCACGCGTCCCCTTTCCCTGGGTGCGGACGTCGTCGTGCACTCGACGACCAAGTATCTGGGAGGCCACAGCGACGTGACCGGCGGGGCGGCGCTGACGAACGACGCGGCCATTCATGCGCACCTGCTCGAACAACTCAAGCTCGGGGGCGCGGTACCGGAACCGTTCGCGAGTTGGCTGACCCTGCGGGGCGTGAAGACGCTTCCCGCCCGGATGCGCGTGCACTGCGACAACGCGGCCCGGGTCGCCGAACACTTGGCGGCGCACCCCAAAGTGCGGCGCGTCTGTTACCCGGGGTTGGCGGAGCCGGACGTGCGGGCGCTGGCCGCGCGGCAGATGGAGGGCCGGTTCGGAGGCATCGTCGCGTTCGAACTGGAAGGCGGGCGGGACGCGGCCTTCCAGTTCGCCGAGCGGACCCGGGTGTTCCATATCGCCGCGAGCCTCGGCGGCGTCGAATCGCTGCTCTCCTACCCGCCGCTGTTCTCCCACGCGGGGCTCACGGAAGAGGAGCGCCAGGCTCGCGGGATCACGCCGGGCCTGCTGCGCGCGAGCGTGGGGCTGGAGGACATCGACGACCTGGTCGAGGATCTCGACCGGGCCCTCGCCTAA
- a CDS encoding Gfo/Idh/MocA family oxidoreductase, which produces MHRDIQPTGKPTVGHRRSYGEVPPEERLGIGVLGLHEGHTLLVALRASGLCKAVAGCDLAAEKRDEAREAVPGLWVTDEYRAMLAREDVRIVAIYTPDSLHADHIAAAFEAGKHVICTKPLLNDPSEGDRLLELARVHGCRLQVGQSTRFYEPFQRQRELYEAGDVGDVELVDAHYNHRMDWYYEKSPWAATDTHWAYLGLSHPVDLVRWYLGPIRTVHAVGTKTALGERYGVRGDDAICVNLVAESGRIGRVLGNYGIHELPRARSMIECFLMGSKGTSLARYPELRFTRHDGDGIEIEEDFDHAMAGYHYRHELKGMHYGEFCNYADFFASKLLSGEPNSPDLAEGIATVRTMHAIVESLESGQPVRV; this is translated from the coding sequence ATGCACCGCGACATCCAACCCACCGGCAAACCGACCGTAGGCCATCGCCGCTCGTACGGCGAGGTGCCGCCCGAGGAGCGGTTGGGCATCGGCGTGTTGGGCCTCCACGAGGGGCATACGCTCCTGGTGGCCCTGCGCGCATCGGGTCTGTGCAAGGCGGTCGCGGGTTGCGATCTCGCGGCCGAGAAGCGCGACGAGGCGCGAGAGGCGGTCCCTGGTTTGTGGGTCACCGACGAGTACCGCGCCATGCTTGCCCGCGAGGACGTGCGCATCGTGGCGATCTACACGCCCGACTCGCTCCACGCCGACCACATCGCGGCCGCGTTCGAGGCCGGAAAGCACGTGATCTGCACGAAGCCGCTCCTGAACGACCCGTCCGAAGGCGATCGGCTCCTGGAGCTTGCACGCGTCCACGGGTGCCGGCTCCAGGTGGGCCAGTCCACACGGTTCTACGAGCCGTTCCAACGTCAGCGGGAGCTCTACGAGGCGGGCGACGTGGGCGACGTGGAGCTGGTCGACGCGCACTACAACCACCGTATGGATTGGTACTACGAGAAAAGCCCCTGGGCGGCCACCGACACGCATTGGGCGTACCTCGGGCTCAGCCACCCCGTGGATCTCGTCCGCTGGTATCTGGGGCCGATCCGAACGGTCCACGCCGTCGGAACGAAGACGGCGCTGGGCGAGCGGTACGGGGTGCGGGGCGATGACGCGATCTGTGTGAACCTCGTCGCCGAATCCGGAAGGATAGGGCGCGTGCTGGGGAACTACGGCATCCACGAGTTGCCCCGTGCGCGGTCGATGATCGAGTGCTTCCTCATGGGCTCGAAAGGCACGAGCTTGGCGCGTTACCCCGAGCTGCGATTCACCCGGCACGATGGCGACGGCATCGAGATCGAGGAGGACTTCGACCACGCGATGGCGGGCTACCACTACCGCCACGAACTGAAGGGCATGCACTACGGCGAGTTCTGCAACTACGCCGACTTCTTCGCCTCGAAGCTGCTCTCAGGCGAACCCAACAGCCCGGACCTCGCCGAGGGCATCGCCACGGTGCGCACGATGCATGCGATCGTGGAGTCGCTGGAATCCGGCCAGCCCGTGCGCGTTTAG
- a CDS encoding HIT domain-containing protein yields MPTLFTKIINGEIPGEIVYQDAHVVAIKDIQPVAPVHILIVPRAEIAGLATLPDEGDHMYLLNAAKKIAEEFGLDEGYRVVINQGEAAGQTVPHLHAHLLGGRALTWPPG; encoded by the coding sequence GTGCCCACCCTCTTCACCAAAATCATCAACGGCGAGATCCCCGGGGAGATCGTCTACCAGGACGCCCACGTCGTGGCCATCAAGGACATCCAGCCCGTGGCGCCCGTCCACATCCTCATCGTGCCGCGCGCAGAGATCGCGGGCCTGGCGACGCTTCCCGACGAGGGCGACCACATGTACCTGCTGAACGCCGCGAAGAAGATCGCCGAGGAGTTCGGGCTGGACGAGGGGTACCGCGTCGTGATCAATCAGGGCGAGGCGGCCGGACAAACCGTGCCCCACCTGCACGCCCACCTGCTCGGGGGCCGTGCGTTGACCTGGCCCCCCGGATAG
- the mtaB gene encoding tRNA (N(6)-L-threonylcarbamoyladenosine(37)-C(2))-methylthiotransferase MtaB: MPTAAFTTLGCKVNQYETQRILESFEEAGFDAVPFDQPADVYVINTCSVTSVAESKSRYTIRKAARTNPDAKVVVTGCASQMALNKREPMEGAHVVVPNPQKLEALSYLLHAFPGLEPPPGGPRARPAAFAGRTRATLKVQDGCSVFCSYCSIPFTRPVMSSRPWREVIEEAERLASMGYREVVLTGVLIGAYGPDTGSGGPDFEDLVERLCAVDGLERIRISSIEMRQVTPRLIERVAAGGKVVPHLHVPLQSGDSGVLADMNRPYTQRDYLDLCESLYAEIPDLSLTTDIMVGFPTESEERFQSSVAVCEQAKYLKAHLFRFSPRHGTPADQWGDPVAPEEKVRRSQVLSQVTSRTGEGHAQRFLGRTLRVLVEGKRRDGLLGGLTDNYLEVRFAGSPQWVGSLVHVHLSDHRDGMLYGELAAAPSPDRRALSVRN, from the coding sequence GTGCCGACGGCTGCCTTCACGACCCTGGGCTGCAAGGTGAACCAGTACGAGACCCAGCGCATCCTCGAGAGCTTCGAGGAAGCGGGGTTCGACGCCGTGCCCTTCGACCAACCCGCGGACGTCTACGTCATCAACACGTGCAGCGTCACGTCGGTCGCGGAGAGCAAGAGCCGGTACACGATCCGCAAAGCCGCGCGCACCAACCCGGACGCCAAGGTCGTGGTCACGGGGTGCGCTTCGCAGATGGCCCTCAACAAGCGCGAACCCATGGAAGGGGCGCACGTCGTCGTCCCCAACCCGCAGAAGCTGGAGGCTCTGAGCTACCTGCTCCATGCCTTTCCGGGTTTGGAGCCGCCTCCGGGAGGCCCCCGCGCCCGTCCCGCCGCGTTTGCGGGACGCACGCGCGCGACCCTGAAGGTGCAGGACGGGTGCAGCGTGTTCTGCAGCTACTGCTCGATCCCGTTCACGAGGCCCGTCATGTCGTCGCGCCCGTGGCGCGAGGTGATCGAGGAGGCGGAGCGGCTGGCGTCCATGGGTTACCGCGAGGTCGTTCTCACAGGCGTGCTGATCGGCGCCTACGGCCCCGACACGGGGAGCGGCGGGCCAGACTTCGAGGATCTTGTCGAAAGGCTGTGCGCGGTGGACGGGCTCGAACGCATCCGGATCAGCAGCATCGAGATGCGCCAGGTCACGCCGCGGCTGATCGAACGGGTGGCGGCCGGCGGCAAGGTCGTGCCCCACCTCCACGTGCCCCTGCAAAGCGGGGATTCGGGTGTGCTCGCCGACATGAACCGCCCGTACACGCAGCGCGACTATCTCGACCTTTGCGAATCGCTCTACGCCGAGATTCCCGACCTTTCGCTCACGACCGACATCATGGTCGGGTTTCCAACCGAGTCCGAGGAACGGTTCCAGTCGAGCGTGGCCGTCTGCGAACAGGCGAAGTACCTCAAGGCCCACCTGTTTCGCTTCTCGCCGCGGCACGGCACGCCCGCGGATCAGTGGGGCGACCCCGTGGCCCCCGAGGAGAAGGTGCGGCGAAGCCAGGTGCTCTCCCAGGTGACGAGCCGGACGGGCGAGGGGCATGCGCAGAGGTTCCTCGGACGGACGCTTCGGGTGCTCGTGGAGGGCAAGCGCCGGGACGGACTCCTCGGCGGACTGACGGACAACTATCTCGAGGTGCGGTTTGCGGGCTCGCCGCAGTGGGTCGGCTCGCTTGTCCACGTTCACCTCTCGGACCATCGGGACGGCATGCTCTACGGCGAACTGGCCGCGGCTCCGTCCCCTGACCGCCGAGCCCTCTCGGTAAGGAACTGA